A genome region from Dehalococcoidia bacterium includes the following:
- a CDS encoding thiolase family protein, with translation MDRIPQKPSRKKKDVYAGLKPAAFGERKADFSTIGRKIANPYKNLRQVVCVEAARTPYGRFNGSLAEYEAVDLGAMAIQEVMRRTAGKVKPTDIDYVILGHVVPAGCGQVPSRQASILAGLPESVPSITVNKVCSSGIKTIDLAIQMIQTGRAEIVIAGGQESMTNCPYVLKEMRWGAKMSVPQTNVVDAMVYDGLWDAFYDRHMCIHGSEVADEFGFTREDHDEWAYHSQMAAKDAMENGRMDDETFPVEFHQGKKTLIMEKDEFPRPDTTLEVLSKLPPVFGHVSAVTGKPGSVTAGNAPGVNDGGDVCMMMSADMAKKLGMKPLFTVIDYDEVSQPTKDIATVPGLSIKKVLDRNNLTVKDVDLIEINEAFAAVALVSALRILGMTKEEMYKKVNVNGGACAFGHPIGATGARIAMTLAYELRRRGGGIGVCGICSGHAQGDAMLIRVEK, from the coding sequence ATGGATAGAATCCCACAGAAACCGTCAAGAAAGAAGAAAGATGTCTACGCCGGTCTGAAGCCTGCAGCGTTCGGTGAGAGAAAAGCCGATTTCTCAACTATAGGGAGGAAGATTGCCAATCCTTATAAGAACCTGCGGCAGGTAGTCTGCGTAGAAGCAGCCCGAACCCCCTATGGCAGGTTTAACGGCAGTCTGGCCGAGTACGAGGCGGTTGATCTCGGCGCAATGGCCATCCAGGAGGTCATGAGGAGAACTGCGGGCAAGGTGAAACCCACCGATATCGACTATGTCATTCTGGGTCACGTGGTTCCTGCCGGTTGCGGCCAGGTTCCTTCAAGGCAGGCCTCTATTCTGGCCGGCCTCCCCGAGTCCGTTCCTTCGATCACCGTTAACAAGGTCTGTTCCTCCGGTATCAAGACAATCGATCTGGCCATCCAGATGATTCAGACCGGCAGGGCCGAGATTGTTATCGCCGGCGGTCAGGAATCGATGACAAATTGTCCTTATGTGCTCAAAGAGATGCGCTGGGGAGCCAAGATGTCGGTGCCTCAGACCAACGTTGTCGACGCCATGGTTTATGACGGACTGTGGGACGCCTTCTATGATCGTCATATGTGCATCCACGGATCGGAAGTAGCCGATGAGTTCGGTTTCACCAGAGAGGATCATGACGAGTGGGCTTATCACTCCCAGATGGCCGCCAAGGACGCCATGGAGAACGGCAGAATGGATGATGAGACCTTCCCGGTCGAATTCCACCAGGGGAAGAAGACCCTTATAATGGAGAAGGATGAGTTCCCGAGACCCGATACTACCCTAGAAGTTCTCAGCAAGCTGCCCCCGGTTTTCGGACATGTGAGCGCAGTGACCGGCAAGCCCGGAAGCGTCACGGCCGGTAATGCCCCCGGCGTCAATGACGGCGGCGATGTCTGCATGATGATGAGCGCGGATATGGCCAAGAAGCTGGGAATGAAGCCGCTCTTCACCGTGATTGACTATGATGAGGTTTCCCAACCCACCAAGGATATTGCCACGGTGCCCGGCCTTTCCATCAAGAAAGTGCTGGATCGGAACAATCTGACGGTCAAAGATGTTGATCTCATCGAGATCAATGAGGCTTTTGCCGCAGTCGCACTGGTGAGCGCTCTCAGGATACTTGGCATGACCAAGGAAGAGATGTACAAGAAAGTTAACGTAAACGGTGGCGCCTGTGCCTTCGGTCATCCCATTGGCGCGACCGGAGCCAGAATCGCCATGACCCTTGCATATGAGCTGAGACGCCGCGGCGGCGGAATCGGTGTATGCGGTATCTGCTCCGGGCATGCCCAGGGCGATGCCATGCTGATCCGGGTAGAGAAATAA
- the groL gene encoding chaperonin GroEL (60 kDa chaperone family; promotes refolding of misfolded polypeptides especially under stressful conditions; forms two stacked rings of heptamers to form a barrel-shaped 14mer; ends can be capped by GroES; misfolded proteins enter the barrel where they are refolded when GroES binds) encodes MAKQIRYGEEARRSLISGVDQMVNAIKVTLGPKGRPVALDRKFGPPAVVDDGVSIAKEIELQDPFENMGAQLVKEAATKTNDACGDGTTSSSVLAQAIVHGGMRNIAAGANPMAIKRGIEKARDAVVVELKKISTEVKGKEQVAQIATVSSRDAEIGRLIADVMEKVGKDGVITVEEGKGLKFETEFVEGMKFDRGFISPYFITNAERMEAVVEDPYILITDKKISAVTDLLPALEKILQVGKNIVILAEDVDGEALATLVVNKLRGTISCIAVKAPGFGDRRKAMLDDIAILTGGQVISEEVGRKLDSVTVEDLGRARRVVADKDNCTIVEGKGADADITARIKQIRAQIDETTSDFDREKLQERLARLAGGVAILKVGAATEVDLKEKKLRVEDALSATRAAVEEGIVPGGGVALVSCIAALNKLKLEGDEATGVAVLKRALEEPMRAIAENAGSEGAVVIDAVKKGKKGMGFDAEKNEYVNMIEKGIIDPTKVVRSGLENAASVAVMILTTEAMVTDLPEKDKMSMMPPGGMGGMGGMEGMY; translated from the coding sequence ATGGCAAAGCAGATAAGGTATGGTGAGGAAGCAAGGCGATCCCTGATTTCGGGGGTCGATCAGATGGTTAATGCTATAAAGGTAACCTTGGGGCCAAAGGGAAGACCCGTGGCGCTGGATAGAAAATTCGGCCCCCCCGCCGTGGTGGATGACGGCGTCAGTATCGCCAAGGAGATCGAACTTCAGGATCCGTTCGAGAATATGGGCGCCCAGCTGGTGAAAGAGGCCGCGACCAAGACCAATGACGCTTGTGGCGATGGCACCACCAGTTCCAGTGTTCTGGCTCAAGCCATAGTTCATGGCGGAATGAGGAATATCGCTGCCGGGGCCAACCCGATGGCCATCAAGCGGGGCATCGAGAAAGCCAGGGATGCCGTAGTCGTAGAACTCAAGAAAATCTCCACTGAAGTGAAAGGCAAAGAGCAGGTCGCTCAGATTGCCACCGTTTCTTCCAGAGATGCGGAGATCGGGAGACTGATCGCCGATGTGATGGAAAAAGTAGGCAAAGATGGCGTGATCACCGTTGAGGAAGGCAAGGGGCTGAAGTTCGAGACCGAGTTTGTGGAAGGGATGAAATTTGACCGCGGCTTCATCAGCCCTTATTTCATCACCAATGCCGAGCGTATGGAAGCGGTTGTCGAGGACCCCTATATCCTCATCACCGATAAGAAGATATCCGCCGTGACCGATCTTCTCCCTGCACTGGAAAAGATTCTCCAGGTCGGCAAGAATATTGTAATCCTGGCTGAAGATGTTGATGGAGAGGCGCTGGCTACCCTGGTGGTCAACAAACTGCGCGGCACCATCAGTTGTATTGCCGTCAAAGCACCGGGATTTGGCGATCGGCGCAAGGCGATGCTGGATGATATCGCCATTCTCACAGGCGGACAGGTGATCAGTGAGGAAGTGGGTCGGAAACTCGATTCAGTGACGGTTGAGGACCTTGGCCGGGCCAGGAGAGTTGTTGCCGATAAGGACAATTGCACCATTGTTGAGGGCAAAGGCGCTGACGCAGATATCACCGCCCGCATCAAGCAGATCAGGGCTCAGATTGATGAGACCACTTCCGATTTTGACCGCGAGAAGTTACAGGAGCGGCTGGCCCGGTTGGCTGGCGGTGTGGCTATCTTGAAGGTCGGAGCAGCCACAGAAGTGGACCTTAAGGAGAAGAAACTCCGCGTCGAGGATGCTCTCTCGGCCACGCGTGCTGCTGTGGAAGAGGGCATTGTTCCTGGTGGTGGTGTAGCGCTGGTTAGCTGCATCGCTGCACTCAACAAGCTGAAACTTGAAGGTGATGAAGCCACTGGCGTAGCGGTGCTGAAGAGAGCCCTTGAGGAGCCCATGAGAGCCATCGCAGAGAATGCCGGTAGCGAGGGAGCAGTAGTCATCGATGCGGTCAAGAAGGGAAAGAAGGGGATGGGATTTGATGCCGAGAAGAATGAGTATGTCAATATGATCGAGAAGGGCATCATTGATCCTACCAAGGTGGTCCGCAGCGGACTGGAGAATGCTGCCAGCGTGGCGGTCATGATATTGACGACTGAGGCCATGGTCACCGACCTTCCCGAGAAGGACAAGATGTCCATGATGCCTCCTGGTGGTATGGGTGGTATGGGCGGCATGGAAGGAATGTACTAG
- the groES gene encoding co-chaperone GroES, which yields MALKVTPLADRVIVKPLTREEITKGGIVLPDTAKEKPQEGEVMATGPGRVGDDGKRIPMEVKVGDTVIYAKYAGTEWKYESEEYLILRESDIQAKRNK from the coding sequence ATGGCTCTGAAAGTAACGCCACTGGCCGATCGGGTTATCGTGAAACCGCTTACCCGTGAGGAAATAACCAAGGGAGGCATTGTACTCCCCGATACCGCCAAAGAGAAACCACAGGAAGGCGAAGTGATGGCCACTGGACCCGGCAGGGTCGGTGACGATGGAAAGCGCATTCCTATGGAAGTCAAGGTGGGCGATACGGTGATCTACGCCAAATACGCCGGCACGGAGTGGAAATATGAGAGTGAGGAATATCTGATTCTCCGTGAAAGCGATATCCAGGCCAAGAGGAATAAGTAG